The genome window TGAGATCTAGACTTACACTAATACCTCCTAAAGAACCTCCTGATCCCCGTTTATGAAACCAGAACCTCCTCAGTGACTATTAGTACCCTCTAAAACACTTCTGAAAGGACCCCTTATTTAGTTTTTGAGTTTCTActtgtttcatgtttttactttaacgTCTGTAACTTTGTGTTTCTATCGTCATGACGGTCAGAGTTGATTTAAACTGTCTACTTCAGAAGAACAACAGCAGAGTTCAGACACAGGAAAGCTGCTTATCAGCTGCTggtagagagacaggaagacggagagggagggagatggagacacaggaagacgGAAGACGGAGAGGGAGCAATagtaatgttttatatattaaaataagcaCTAAACCTGACTAAAACTTTGgagtttctttgtctctttgttacATGTTGGTACGTCTATACttgaacccacacacacacacacacacacacacacacacacacacacacacacatctggatgcCATCTGCAGAGGAGGCGAGTCTACACCAACAGCTCTGAGATCAGATAACACAAAGAGGCTGCAGAGCCTCACGGCACTGATACTGCcagtatcaaatcaaatttgataataatactactactactactactaccagaGTACTACAGGAGGACTACCAGAGTACTACAGGAGGACTACAGGGGGACTACAGGGGGACTACAGGGGGACTACAGGAGTAGAGGATTAGAGGATGACTATAGGAGGACTACAGGATTACAAGAGTGCTACCAGAATACTACAGGGGGACTACAGgagtactgctgctgctgtactgTAAAACCACAGGACTGTTGTTAGAGGAAGAGCGCTGCTGCTATCGAGAGAATCTGAAGAACTGGGAGGTCAAACGGTCAAAAGgaaaaagttgttttgttgtaaGAGGAAGAAGTAAGAAGATGTTTTTTGGGACTCTGGTCTTCGTCTCTCTGCTGTCGTCCGTCTGCagcgtctctccgtcttctcctcctgcagacgaATGTTCCGGCATGTCCGTCCGTAagtcttcttctgctgcttcttcttctgaacACATGGACAGGTTCACACTGGTTTGATCCCCAGCAGCCTGTTTCAGCTCAGGATGTTTCTATTATCTCAGAGAGTTTAAACTTAAACTATCAGATTCTCACTTAAaactatgtgtgtctgtctttgtttacAATCTTCGAGCGGACCAAAtgttaaagtgtttaaagtaaGAACATTTAGctaaagtgaggacattttatttaagtgaGTACACTTTGTTAAAGTGAGGACAACAGAAAGAGTTGACGTTCATTTataattgataaaatatttttaaagtgttttttaatgttttttagcTTTGTAAACTTTAGTAGATAGTTGATACTTCATTTTAACTTACCTGGAGATGagaatttattaaatattcatgaacTAAATATATCGAATGTATGTATGTCGTTGAAGACACAGACCAAATACAAACATCTTAAAGGGAAACTCCACCTTTAAAATGTtcgttttatatatatatcagtgttTCCTTGAACTCTTGGAGAAAACTTGCTTTTTCTCACGTGGCTCCACGATGAACGAAGAATCTAAAAACAGAAtttttgatgaattgaagttTTAACAACCACAAAACTTTCtgaaaacatccgtttacaaacccTCACAACTCTTGCAGAATAAGTCTCATTCAACGTAATATTTGAAACTCTTTGGCCGAGGAGCGGGCATGAGACGCTCCTTTAAACGCTCCCTGTGCACTTTCTGTTCCCCGCAGGTCTGCGGGCGTTCAGGCTGAAGATGAGCTGTAACTTCAGCTCTCTGAAGGAGAAACAGCTGAAGGAGATCCAGGCGCCGACCACCAACCTGTACCTTCCACTGCTCTACCTGCTGGCCTTCAGCGTGGGTCTGCCCTCCAACCTGCTGGCTCTGTGGGTGCTTCTGTTCAAGACCAAACCGCTGCCGTCCACCACGCTGCTCATTAACCTCACTGCCGCCgacagcctgctgctgctggcactGCCGTTTCGCATTGTGTACCACTTCAGAGGGAACCACTGGGAACTGGGCGAGCCCTTCTGCCGTGTGGTGATGGCGCTGTTTTACGGCAACATGTACGGCTCCGTGCTGTGTCTGGCGCTGGTGGCTCTGGACCGATACGTCGCGTTGGTTCATCCCTTTGGGGCCAAGACGCTGCGCAGCCGGCGGACGTCTCTGTACATGACAGCGGCGGTGTGGGCAGTGGTGCTGGCGGCCATGTTGCCGTTGCTGGTGTCGCAGCAGACGTACGTGCTGGACGAGCTGCAGATCACCACCTGCCACGACGCGCTGcctgaggaggagcaggagaattACTTCCTGCCATACTTCGCCACCTTGTTCACCTTCTGCTTCCTGCTGCCCTTCCTGGTTGTGCTGTTCTGCCACGGTGCCGTGCTGCATACACTGCTGGCCGAGGGGAAGCGTTACGGCCACGCAGTGAGGGTAAcggtgctggtgctgctggtgttcATCGTGTGCCTGCTGCCCAgcaacatcctcctcctcctcacataCGCAGACAGCTCGCTGGACGGAGACGGCGAGGACATGTACGTCCCCTACATGGTTAGTTTAGCAGTTAGCACCTTCAACAGCTGCATCGACCCCTTCATCTTCTACTTCGTGTCCGTGGAGTTCAGGGAGAAGGCTAGGAGTGCCCTGTGGTGCCGCAGCGAGGACACACGGCCATCTGCGGGGAATACGGTGTCGTACTCTTCATCCTCGTCATCGGGCCTGAGGTCGAAGGTCACCGTGCTGTCCACGACCAGCAAACTGTCAGAACCACGTTTACCTGACGGTCACGTGACCGCTGCCGTCTAGAGCTGCAACTACTTACATTAATTTACagattattaacattattaatctgaataatatttacattgttaatctgcagattatttacttgaaatgtcattaaatgtcactttaatataatataaaacagaatatttgagaggctggaaacatGACTTTAAGGATTAATCgattatgtaaatatttgtagattattattattattatctgtagACTCTTCTGCGTTCATCACGTCTTAAACTGAACGTTTTGATTGAAGGCAGAATTTAAACTTCATGCTTATTactatagtttatttatatattaataaaaatgaagaatatcaaaatatattgtttgtgtgtttgtggttcatATATTCAAGGGACAGTGAAATTAAACAACTTGTATTAAAACTTCtgaataaattataaatgtcttcatgttttatttggatGTTTGTATGttggaataaaaacataaatggtAACTTTTTGTGTGAGATCGTTAagaacaaatcacaaaaacGTGCAGGTAGAAAAGGTCatgatgtcattttaaagtgaataaatCATTAATCTAATCAAAGGAgttaatttaaaaaggaaatgtgtaaaacacttttaaaacaatatttaaaaataagatgattaacatggagaggtttgtgtgtccctatgtacctaaaatatgtgttgtctggagcctggtgctcctggtagggtctcccaaggcaaattggtctcaggcaagGGGTcggactaagaatggttcaaacgacctcatgaaacagagggaaagagaaggagagaccctgcccggaggaagcccgacagcgagcgcctggtgggcgcttctggaaaaccgtccggcacctcaggaggagaaagcggggaaccatccaagctgtgtacagcaagggtgggaccctgctgacttcaactgagaaggttatcgggcggtggaaggagaactttgaggaactcctgaatgtgactaacacgccctctatggtagaggcagagctggaagctttTAGgattgactcaaacctcttgatcaatcctaaacctaaacgaaactataactcttttgaaagccttgttcttacgctctcaaacccaacatggaaacaataaagccagttttatttgttactgtgtaccgccctgcTGGTCCATAtcctgaattctcagaatttgtATCAATTTTAgaccttaaaacagataaagtaattattgtaggtgactttaatattcatgtggatgttgataatGAGCCTTAATAATGTGTcaatctcaatattagattcactgggttcagtcagaatgtacatgaaccaactcactgtttaaaccacactctggaccttgttctgggatatggtgttgaaactgaaagtttatcagtgtgtccacataatcctcttttatcagaacatttttaataacttttgaagtcctgttactggactacaagccagtaaaTTTAAGGAACATCAGCAactaattcaataccaggactcaatattaatataacagaggactccaactaactttaactttagcttttaactttagtccctcccaaattaatcatcttgttgatagcgctgcagcctcactgcgaataacactcgactctgtcgctcctctaaagaaaaagatcataaaacagaaaaagaaagctccatggcttaatttacaaatccacaaactaaaacaaaagtcgagaaatcttgaaagtaaatggcgttccactaaactggaagaatgtcgtttagtctggttagataattaaaacgtataagaaggctctccataatgcagagcagcttattactcttccttaatagaagaacataagaacaaccccaggtttctgttcagcactgaggctgacagagagccacagctctacagagccttctgttcctatatctctcagtagtgacgacttcatgagcttctttaacaataacattataatgattagagactaaattaatctcctcctgacctcaatcagtaacgacttaacttcaacctccagaaccttaaaaacatctataactcctgaaatatatctcgactgttttactccaatcaaccttaaccaactaacttcaacaatttcatcgtctaagcatcaacctgtcctttcagacccgattccaactaaactgtttaaagaagtttcacccttaattaacacctcgttattaaatatgatcaacctgtctctattattatattacattacagttcatttagctgacccttttgtccaaagcgacttacaaaaagtgcaaacaatcatgaggacacAACTCCAAATAGCAAGAATAttgcaagtacaatagcttcaaataggtacaatcctttaagtgcagagcAATAGcgtcaaataagccaaacaaagtgcaacatacagaaacaatagaatacaaattcaactattggctacaaataagccaaaccaatataagtgcaacatacaaataactttttcttttttttttttcattcgccgaggtgcagtcgaaacagatgggttttcagtctgcgacagaaggtgtgaagactgtctgctgttctcacatcaatggggaggtcgttccaccatttttgagccaggatagcaaacaggtgggttttgtttgaggggaatatGGGTCCCACTCggagtgagggagtggcgagccgattggccgatgcagagcgaagtgaacgtgctggggtgtatggttcgaccatggcctggatgtaggaaggtgctgatccattcacagcacggtgggccagcaccagagtcttgaagcagattcgagccACCACTGGTAGctagtgaagggagcggagaagcggtgtagtgtgggagaacttgggtagattgaagaccagtggggctgctgcattctggatgagctgtagaggtcgaatggctcatgcaggcagtccagcgaggagggagttgcagtagtcaaggtgtgagatgacaagagcctggacaagaacctgcgttgccttctgagtcagtaggggacttatcctcctgatgttgtacagagtgtgtctgcaggagcgggttgttgcagcgatgttggcaccgAAGGACcgttgagttggtgtacagcgAAAAgaggggacccaggacggagccctgaggtaccccggtggtgagttgacaggggtcctacatagcccctctccaagttgcCCTGTAGGTGcagtcctttaggtaggattcgagcagggagagagcagagcctgagactcccagttcttggagcagcagaaaggtccagaaggatgacaacagaggacaACAATTATCTGGCTatgtaccacaatcctttaaagtagctgtaataaaaccacttcttaaaaagcctaaaagtcttgatccagaggttttagccaactatatacaccgatatctaaccttccctacctcgctaaaatccttgagaaaacagttgtgtgattttttttacataataatagtttatttgaggtttttcaatctggatttagagttcatcatagcacagagacggcactggtggaagttaccaatgaccttctaatggcatcagacaaaggacttgtctctgttcttgtcttgttagacctcagtgctgctttcgacactgttgatcaggacattctactacagagactggaacattgtgttggcataaaaggaaccgcactaagctggttcaagtcctatttatctgagcgatctcagtttgtatgtgttaacgataaatcctccatgacagccaaagtcagtcttggagtcccgcaaggttctgtacttggaccgattctattcaccttgtATATaattcctttgggcaatattataaggaaccactctataaaccttcattgttatgcggatgatacccaattatatctatcaattaaaccagatgaaaccaattaatagctaaacttcaagcattaaggacataaaaacttggatgttgatcaactttttgatgttaaacaaagacaaaactgaaggtaTTATCCTTGTCAAAtgattgttgtatttgtactatgtttatcccgtacacacgacatctattgcactaTTGTCCtggaagagggatccctcctcagttgctctccctgaggtttcttccattttcccccttttaattgtggggtttctttaaggaagtttttccttgtgcggtgagagggtctaaggacagagggtgtcgtatgctgtacagtctgtaaagcccactttAGACAAATGTGGAATTTGTGATATAGGTCAcggaggtagtcaaacaactccacagtggcaaagctgcaggggttgatgagatccgtccagaaatgctgaaggctttgggtgttgaggggctgtcttggttgacacgcctcgtcaacattgcgtggaagtctgggacagtgcctagggggtggcagaccggggtggtggttcccctatttaaaaaggttgaccagagagtgtgtgccaactacaggggtatcacatttctcagcctccctggtaaagtctactccaaggtactggaaaggagggttcggccggtagtcgaacctctgattgaagaggaacaatgcggattccatcctggtcgtggaacatcggaccaactcttcacttttgcaaggatcct of Cottoperca gobio unplaced genomic scaffold, fCotGob3.1 fCotGob3_302arrow_ctg1, whole genome shotgun sequence contains these proteins:
- the si:ch211-132p1.2 gene encoding proteinase-activated receptor 4, whose product is MFFGTLVFVSLLSSVCSVSPSSPPADECSGMSVRLRAFRLKMSCNFSSLKEKQLKEIQAPTTNLYLPLLYLLAFSVGLPSNLLALWVLLFKTKPLPSTTLLINLTAADSLLLLALPFRIVYHFRGNHWELGEPFCRVVMALFYGNMYGSVLCLALVALDRYVALVHPFGAKTLRSRRTSLYMTAAVWAVVLAAMLPLLVSQQTYVLDELQITTCHDALPEEEQENYFLPYFATLFTFCFLLPFLVVLFCHGAVLHTLLAEGKRYGHAVRVTVLVLLVFIVCLLPSNILLLLTYADSSLDGDGEDMYVPYMVSLAVSTFNSCIDPFIFYFVSVEFREKARSALWCRSEDTRPSAGNTVSYSSSSSSGLRSKVTVLSTTSKLSEPRLPDGHVTAAV